From the Phyllostomus discolor isolate MPI-MPIP mPhyDis1 chromosome 7, mPhyDis1.pri.v3, whole genome shotgun sequence genome, one window contains:
- the LOC118501611 gene encoding zinc finger protein DZIP1L-like yields the protein MDSTEKQKQEESMEEVVQDLRAQVTSTEEELTALLKKQQQRQEAKTTCQRERDAKAMFEEWEEELYEEIDQQKKVFWDEPKSSVLPDSPLEEVPSGKDFSNFLC from the exons ATGGACTccacagagaaacagaagcaggaAGAGTCTATGGAGGAGGTGGTACAAGATCTGCGGGCCCAGGTGACATCAACTGAAGAGGAGCTGACAGCCCTGttgaagaagcagcagcagcggcag GAAGCAAAGACCACCTGTCAGAGGGAAAGAGATGCTAAAGCCATGTTTGAGGAGTGGGAAGAAGAACTATATGAGGAAATAGACcaacaaaaaaaagtattttgggaTGAGCCGAAAAGTTCTGTCCTCCCTGACTCTCCATTAGAAGAGGTACCCAGTGGAAAAGActtttcaaatttcctttgtTGA